In one window of Tellurirhabdus rosea DNA:
- a CDS encoding YtxH domain-containing protein — MKSSFSGLVVALLAGAALGVLLAPRSGQATRRKFSSDSDRFLRELQDTISSGFDKIRQQYEETRDAAVSSNR; from the coding sequence ATGAAATCTAGTTTCAGTGGCCTTGTGGTTGCGTTGCTGGCAGGAGCTGCCCTGGGCGTTCTGCTCGCTCCCCGTAGCGGGCAGGCAACCCGCCGGAAGTTTTCCAGCGACAGCGACCGCTTTCTGAGAGAGTTGCAGGATACGATCTCCTCTGGTTTTGACAAAATTCGTCAGCAGTACGAGGAAACCAGAGACGCCGCCGTGTCTTCGAATCGTTAA
- a CDS encoding response regulator transcription factor encodes MKVLVVEDEPKLASFVKKGLEEQSCEVDVAYDGQIGRTMALSNTYDVIVMDVNLPKMNGFDVAQALRSEQVKTPILMLTAMGSVDDKLTGFEAGADDYLVKPFEFRELLARIRALSKRSAEAGPQANLLKVADLELDLNEKIARRGGKRIDLTAKEFGLLEYLMRNRGRVVSRIDIAEKVWDIHFDTGTNVIDVYVNFLRKKIDKEFTPKLIHTVIGMGYMLKEE; translated from the coding sequence ATGAAAGTACTGGTTGTCGAAGATGAGCCGAAACTGGCTTCTTTTGTAAAGAAAGGTCTGGAGGAGCAATCCTGCGAAGTGGATGTTGCTTACGACGGTCAGATTGGCCGCACGATGGCGCTGAGCAACACCTACGACGTCATTGTCATGGACGTTAATCTCCCGAAGATGAACGGGTTTGACGTGGCCCAGGCGTTACGGTCCGAGCAGGTTAAAACTCCGATTCTCATGCTGACGGCGATGGGTTCGGTCGACGATAAACTGACCGGCTTTGAAGCCGGGGCCGACGACTACCTTGTCAAGCCGTTTGAATTCCGGGAACTGCTGGCCCGCATCCGGGCCCTGAGCAAGCGGAGCGCCGAAGCCGGACCGCAGGCTAATCTCCTGAAAGTAGCCGACCTGGAACTGGATCTGAACGAAAAGATTGCCCGGCGCGGCGGTAAGCGAATCGATCTGACCGCCAAGGAGTTTGGGCTGCTGGAATACCTGATGCGGAACCGCGGCCGCGTGGTGTCGCGGATCGACATTGCCGAAAAGGTCTGGGATATTCATTTTGATACGGGTACGAATGTCATTGATGTGTATGTCAATTTTCTGCGCAAGAAAATTGACAAAGAGTTTACCCCGAAGCTGATCCATACGGTGATCGGCATGGGGTACATGCTCAAGGAAGAATAA
- a CDS encoding endonuclease/exonuclease/phosphatase family protein — protein sequence MNYSDWFFLVSGVLLVIASFINLSRNEAWWVRIWDFPHLQLALLALLWLLGWLVMDGNGPVVEWILPALMIAALLYQSWLVFPYTQLHRVQVMRYRGESPGRTIKLMIANIYMDNRHYRSVLQHVQRHQPDLLLIVEADDEWCQALTPLEAQYPHRVLKPLPNTYGMLLYSRLRLHQPQVRFLVEDDIPSVRTFVELPSGEKILFYGVHPQPPSPTENDRSTERDAELLMVGKEARSHEGPVIVAGDLNDVAWSHTTRLFQRVSGLLDPRVGRGLFSTFHAKYFFLRWPLDHVFASVHFKVKAIQRLPSGGSDHFPIFITLVYDPAAPLQHDEPQPEEGDREEAREKIQKV from the coding sequence ATGAATTATTCTGATTGGTTTTTTCTGGTATCGGGCGTACTACTGGTCATCGCTTCCTTTATAAACCTGAGCCGTAACGAAGCCTGGTGGGTTCGCATCTGGGACTTTCCGCATCTTCAGCTGGCGCTGCTGGCTCTGCTCTGGCTGCTGGGCTGGCTTGTCATGGACGGCAACGGCCCCGTCGTCGAATGGATTCTGCCGGCGCTGATGATTGCAGCCCTGCTTTACCAGTCCTGGCTGGTTTTTCCCTACACCCAGCTGCACCGGGTTCAGGTCATGCGCTACCGGGGCGAGTCGCCCGGGCGCACCATCAAACTGATGATCGCCAACATCTACATGGACAATCGCCACTACCGCTCAGTCTTGCAGCATGTCCAGAGACACCAGCCCGACCTGCTCCTGATCGTGGAGGCCGACGATGAATGGTGCCAGGCGCTTACTCCCCTGGAGGCGCAGTACCCGCACCGGGTGCTCAAACCGCTGCCCAACACCTACGGCATGCTGCTGTACTCGCGGCTCCGGCTGCACCAGCCTCAGGTCCGTTTTCTGGTTGAAGACGACATTCCCTCCGTCCGGACTTTTGTGGAATTGCCGTCCGGAGAGAAGATACTTTTTTACGGGGTTCACCCCCAGCCGCCCAGCCCAACGGAAAACGACCGGTCTACCGAACGCGATGCCGAACTGCTGATGGTGGGCAAGGAAGCCCGGAGTCACGAAGGGCCGGTCATTGTGGCCGGTGATCTGAATGATGTGGCCTGGTCGCATACAACCCGCCTGTTCCAGCGCGTGAGCGGGCTGCTCGATCCGCGGGTCGGGCGGGGACTTTTCAGTACGTTCCACGCCAAATATTTCTTTCTGCGCTGGCCACTGGACCACGTCTTCGCTTCGGTGCATTTCAAGGTGAAGGCCATTCAGCGGCTGCCGTCCGGCGGCTCTGACCATTTTCCGATTTTTATCACGCTGGTGTACGACCCCGCCGCGCCGTTGCAGCATGACGAACCGCAACCGGAAGAAGGGGACCGCGAGGAGGCGAGGGAGAAAATCCAGAAGGTATAA
- a CDS encoding YtxH domain-containing protein: MRSTRDFLLGFLTGVAAGMLTAPRSGRDTRDYLKNEADRRSKDLQGQWQKGVEQVKAQVDQVKSQINQQVDKIQNKAEDQKNKSQYNDKVDNLAEKAHEGVESSRQSLQAE, translated from the coding sequence ATGAGAAGCACAAGAGATTTTCTGCTCGGATTTTTGACAGGCGTAGCCGCCGGTATGCTGACAGCACCCCGTAGTGGTCGCGACACCCGTGATTACCTGAAGAACGAAGCCGATCGCCGCTCGAAAGACCTGCAGGGTCAGTGGCAGAAGGGCGTCGAACAGGTAAAAGCCCAGGTTGACCAGGTTAAATCGCAGATCAACCAGCAGGTGGATAAAATCCAGAACAAAGCTGAGGACCAGAAAAATAAGAGCCAGTACAACGATAAAGTTGATAATCTGGCCGAGAAAGCTCACGAAGGTGTCGAATCTTCACGTCAGTCGCTGCAGGCTGAATAA
- a CDS encoding sigma-54-dependent transcriptional regulator has protein sequence MEKILIVDDNNDICLLLERFLTKQGYKTASVQRGEDALTQLRKESYDLVICDFKLPDIDGLEILRRIKVLDPTIAVIIITGYSDVRTAVLTVKHGAFDYVTKPLYPDEILFTIKGALERRAQALAAPAPKPESEPATAAKPARVRQIVSSGGKRFIFGKSRAAEMLQKHIDLIAPTNMSVIITGETGTGKEFVANAIHQKSRRADKPFVAIDCGALSKELAGSELFGHIKGSFTGALSDKVGSFEYANGGTLFLDEIGNLSYENQIKLLRVLQERKIRRIGSNQDISVDVRIIAATNEDLRDAVRQGRFREDIYHRLDEFRLELVPLRERKADILIFAEHFLEGANEQLEKEVHGFSDEVKEKLKEYFWHGNLRELQNVIKRAVLLAQSDMITLDCLPIDIREPTYFTEDLVTTSAPATSMMAPSGTAVANPNSNLKSVSENAERAAIIKVLEKTGYNKTKAAEVLNIDRKTLYNKLKAYDIHL, from the coding sequence ATGGAAAAAATCCTGATAGTTGACGATAATAATGACATTTGTCTGCTGCTGGAGCGTTTCTTGACCAAACAGGGTTATAAAACCGCTTCGGTACAGCGGGGAGAGGATGCGCTTACGCAACTGCGAAAGGAGTCCTACGATCTTGTTATCTGCGATTTTAAACTGCCGGATATCGACGGACTCGAAATCCTGCGGCGTATCAAAGTACTTGACCCCACCATTGCCGTAATCATCATTACCGGCTATTCGGACGTCCGAACGGCCGTGCTTACCGTTAAACACGGTGCCTTTGATTACGTGACCAAACCTTTGTATCCCGACGAAATTCTGTTTACGATCAAAGGTGCCCTCGAACGGCGGGCCCAGGCCCTCGCAGCTCCGGCCCCCAAGCCGGAAAGCGAACCGGCCACCGCCGCCAAACCGGCCCGGGTCCGGCAGATCGTCTCCAGCGGCGGCAAACGGTTTATCTTCGGAAAAAGCCGGGCGGCCGAAATGCTGCAGAAACACATTGACCTCATTGCCCCGACCAACATGTCGGTCATCATCACCGGCGAGACCGGAACGGGCAAAGAATTTGTCGCCAACGCCATCCACCAGAAAAGCCGCCGCGCAGACAAGCCGTTTGTGGCCATCGACTGCGGCGCCCTGTCGAAGGAACTGGCCGGAAGCGAACTCTTCGGACACATCAAAGGCTCCTTCACCGGCGCGTTGTCGGACAAGGTCGGCAGCTTCGAATACGCCAACGGCGGAACGCTCTTCCTCGACGAAATCGGTAACCTTTCCTACGAAAACCAGATCAAACTCCTTCGGGTACTGCAAGAGCGGAAAATCCGCCGCATTGGCAGCAACCAGGACATTTCGGTAGATGTACGCATCATTGCGGCGACCAACGAAGACCTTCGCGACGCCGTCCGGCAGGGCCGTTTTCGGGAAGATATCTATCACCGCCTGGATGAATTCCGGCTGGAACTGGTGCCCCTGCGCGAGCGGAAGGCCGACATTCTCATCTTCGCGGAACATTTTCTGGAAGGAGCAAACGAGCAGCTGGAAAAGGAGGTTCACGGCTTTTCCGACGAAGTGAAGGAAAAGCTGAAAGAGTACTTCTGGCACGGTAACCTGCGCGAATTGCAGAACGTCATCAAGCGGGCCGTGCTGCTGGCCCAGTCGGATATGATTACGCTGGACTGCCTGCCGATCGACATCCGGGAACCGACCTATTTTACAGAAGACCTGGTGACCACCTCGGCCCCGGCCACGTCGATGATGGCTCCCTCCGGAACCGCGGTAGCCAATCCGAACAGCAACCTCAAATCCGTTTCGGAGAACGCCGAGCGGGCGGCCAT
- a CDS encoding sensor histidine kinase, which yields MNIRTRLTLVFALMVASILLLFSVVIYLTFSQYRGTEFRQRLSERAEAIRRVFGDSPTGSEALRQQLNDLDIGGLYQSSVTLYTPQGRQLVTWGTIQPVLTAAQQAEVRRGRELWLPHDEAELLATPYRDPAGNTFVLAVSAVDRYGYSKLSRLRQIIISGWLVSLGLVLLAGYLFAGDALKPVSGIIRQVKTISATNINARLRIGRQRDELTNLSITFNDMLARLEEGFTAQKNFVSYASHELRTPITAMIGHIEVSLMQERSPDEYRELLKDLLNEARSMKQLVNGLLELAYASADASTLTFTPARVDELLFQAQETLAKNSPHCQIDIQYETIPEDDNELTLPAVEPLLRTAFVNLMENGCRHSDNNRMTVYVDANSEIKLRFVDNGPGIPEDELAHIFEPFYRTRRSEEDGTSGLGIGLALTKRIVKLHQGRIEVNTRLGEGTEFVLYLPVV from the coding sequence ATGAATATTCGTACCCGTCTGACGCTGGTGTTTGCCCTGATGGTGGCGTCGATCCTGCTGCTGTTCTCGGTAGTGATCTACCTGACGTTCAGCCAGTACAGGGGAACCGAGTTCCGCCAGCGTCTTTCCGAGCGAGCCGAGGCGATCAGGCGGGTATTCGGCGATTCTCCGACCGGCTCCGAAGCACTCCGGCAACAGCTCAACGATCTGGACATTGGGGGGCTTTATCAGTCGTCCGTCACGTTGTACACCCCGCAGGGGCGGCAGCTGGTCACCTGGGGTACCATCCAGCCTGTTCTTACCGCCGCCCAGCAGGCTGAGGTCCGGCGCGGGCGGGAACTGTGGCTGCCCCACGATGAAGCCGAACTGCTGGCTACCCCCTACCGCGACCCGGCGGGCAATACGTTCGTGCTGGCGGTTTCGGCGGTGGACCGCTACGGCTACTCGAAGCTGTCGCGGCTGCGGCAGATCATCATCAGCGGCTGGCTGGTCAGCCTGGGCCTTGTCCTGCTGGCGGGCTACCTGTTTGCGGGCGACGCGCTCAAACCGGTGTCCGGCATCATCCGGCAGGTAAAAACCATTTCGGCGACCAACATCAACGCCCGGCTGCGCATCGGTCGGCAGCGCGACGAGCTGACCAACCTGTCCATTACGTTCAACGACATGCTGGCGCGGCTGGAAGAAGGCTTTACCGCCCAGAAGAACTTTGTTTCCTACGCCTCCCACGAACTGCGGACGCCGATCACGGCCATGATCGGCCATATCGAGGTGTCGCTCATGCAGGAGCGGTCGCCGGACGAATACCGGGAGTTGCTCAAAGACCTGCTCAACGAAGCCCGGAGCATGAAGCAACTGGTCAACGGGCTGCTCGAACTGGCCTACGCCAGCGCCGACGCTTCCACGCTGACCTTCACGCCCGCCCGGGTGGATGAACTGCTGTTTCAGGCGCAGGAAACGCTGGCCAAAAACAGTCCGCATTGTCAGATCGACATCCAGTACGAAACGATTCCGGAGGACGACAATGAGCTTACCCTGCCCGCCGTGGAACCGCTGCTCCGGACGGCTTTTGTCAATCTGATGGAAAACGGCTGCCGCCACTCGGATAACAACCGGATGACGGTCTACGTCGACGCCAATTCAGAAATCAAACTGCGGTTTGTCGACAACGGACCGGGGATTCCGGAGGACGAACTGGCCCATATCTTTGAGCCGTTTTACCGCACCCGCCGCTCGGAAGAAGACGGCACCAGCGGCCTGGGAATCGGGCTGGCCCTGACCAAGCGCATCGTAAAACTCCACCAGGGCCGAATCGAAGTCAACACCCGCCTCGGCGAAGGCACCGAATTCGTCCTCTACCTGCCGGTGGTTTAG
- a CDS encoding response regulator has translation MRQTRSWQGGAHYEGLGVNMENGKHVLIIDDETDICLLLSGLLKRMGYQTTCAHFLEEGRRRLSQQAFDAVFLDLSLPDGVGFDLLSYIRHNGNPTKVVMISAFDGNAERKKATQEGADYFIGKPFNRKTIEQALENIQL, from the coding sequence ATGAGACAAACGAGGAGTTGGCAAGGCGGAGCCCACTATGAAGGTCTGGGAGTTAATATGGAGAACGGCAAACATGTTCTGATAATTGATGACGAAACAGACATCTGTCTGTTGTTGTCAGGGCTTTTAAAACGGATGGGTTATCAGACTACATGCGCCCATTTTTTGGAAGAAGGACGCCGTCGTTTAAGCCAGCAGGCTTTCGATGCTGTCTTTCTTGACCTGAGTCTTCCCGACGGCGTCGGGTTCGATTTACTATCTTACATCCGTCATAACGGCAATCCAACGAAAGTTGTCATGATCAGCGCCTTTGACGGAAATGCGGAGCGGAAAAAAGCCACTCAGGAAGGAGCCGATTACTTTATCGGAAAACCTTTTAACCGAAAGACAATTGAGCAGGCACTTGAGAATATTCAGTTGTAG